From Micromonospora echinospora, one genomic window encodes:
- the mycP gene encoding type VII secretion-associated serine protease mycosin, whose product MPRATPRPVAAALAALLTAALPAIPAVAAPGCTAPLTPTRPVTEAPWPQVRYAPDRLAPLATGAGTVVAVIDSGVDRRHPQLAGRVLDGTDYLDPGEDGSRDCAGHGTGVASVIAAAPRAGTAFRGLAPEARILPVRVSEQQIVDGRESGRTVSAAVFARAIRWAVDRGADVLNLSVVLYADHPAVRAAVAYALDRDVVVVAAAGNLHAEGDPLPYPAAYDGVIGVGAIAANGIRADFSQVGGYVDVVAPGSDVLMAAPDRGHRRAEGTSYATPFVAATAALLRGYRPELTAAQVTQRIVATADPAPGRGAGYGAGVLNPYRAVTETGAGTAGTPRRADALPARWVDPAEVARDARRADARGRALLVAAVAAALAVAALLLAMIVPRGSRRRWRPG is encoded by the coding sequence ATGCCGCGAGCGACTCCGCGCCCGGTCGCCGCCGCGCTGGCCGCCCTCCTCACGGCCGCGCTCCCGGCCATACCGGCCGTGGCCGCCCCGGGCTGCACCGCCCCGCTCACGCCGACCCGACCGGTCACCGAGGCACCCTGGCCACAGGTACGGTACGCCCCCGACCGGCTGGCTCCGTTGGCGACCGGCGCGGGAACGGTCGTCGCGGTGATCGACTCGGGGGTGGACCGCCGGCACCCGCAGCTCGCCGGCCGGGTCCTCGACGGGACGGACTACCTCGACCCGGGCGAGGACGGCAGCCGGGACTGCGCCGGGCATGGAACCGGCGTGGCGAGCGTCATCGCCGCCGCGCCACGGGCGGGGACTGCCTTCCGCGGGCTGGCCCCCGAGGCCCGCATCCTGCCGGTACGCGTCAGCGAACAGCAGATCGTCGACGGCCGGGAGTCGGGGCGTACGGTCAGCGCGGCGGTCTTCGCCCGGGCGATCCGGTGGGCCGTCGACCGGGGCGCGGACGTGCTCAACCTCTCCGTCGTGCTGTACGCCGACCATCCGGCCGTCCGGGCGGCCGTCGCGTACGCGCTGGACCGCGACGTCGTGGTGGTGGCCGCCGCCGGCAACCTGCACGCCGAGGGCGACCCCCTCCCGTACCCGGCCGCCTACGACGGGGTGATCGGGGTCGGCGCGATCGCCGCGAACGGGATCCGCGCCGACTTCTCCCAGGTCGGCGGCTACGTCGACGTGGTCGCCCCGGGCAGCGACGTGCTGATGGCCGCGCCGGACCGGGGTCACCGGCGGGCGGAGGGGACGAGCTACGCCACCCCGTTCGTGGCGGCCACCGCCGCCCTGCTCCGCGGCTACCGGCCGGAGCTGACCGCAGCCCAGGTCACGCAGCGGATCGTGGCCACCGCCGACCCCGCTCCCGGACGGGGAGCCGGGTACGGCGCCGGGGTGCTCAACCCGTACCGGGCGGTCACCGAGACCGGGGCCGGCACGGCCGGCACGCCCCGACGGGCCGACGCGCTCCCGGCCCGGTGGGTCGACCCGGCGGAGGTGGCCCGGGACGCCCGGCGGGCCGACGCCCGGGGCCGGGCACTGCTGGTCGCCGCCGTGGCCGCCGCCCTAGCCGTCGCCGCGCTGCTGCTGGCGATGATCGTGCCGCGTGGCTCCCGCCGCCGCTGGCGGCCCGGCTGA
- a CDS encoding WXG100 family type VII secretion target, producing MNNGVLVVNFAALQQAGADIQRALNTLDSQLGQLERDAAPLVASWTGEAREAYAVRQARWRSASQDLQAMLRDIKLAVDDSATDYLDTEKRNVNLFQ from the coding sequence ATGAACAACGGTGTGCTGGTCGTCAATTTCGCCGCGCTCCAGCAAGCGGGCGCGGACATCCAGCGGGCGCTGAACACGCTCGACTCGCAGCTCGGCCAGTTGGAGCGGGACGCCGCCCCACTGGTCGCGAGCTGGACCGGTGAGGCCCGGGAGGCGTACGCGGTGCGTCAGGCGCGGTGGCGTTCCGCCTCGCAGGACCTCCAGGCGATGCTGCGCGACATCAAGCTCGCCGTGGACGATTCCGCCACCGACTACCTCGACACCGAGAAGCGCAACGTCAACCTCTTCCAGTGA
- a CDS encoding WXG100 family type VII secretion target, whose protein sequence is MSQTQAEAAVMQQTAAKFEQVDQSLQTMLTQLMTELEVLQQAWRGAGGRSFEQVRQQWSQDQAALQRALRETAQAIRTAGTQYDTADAEAASRVAGTNRGIQLPL, encoded by the coding sequence GTGTCCCAGACCCAGGCAGAAGCCGCGGTGATGCAGCAGACCGCCGCGAAGTTCGAGCAGGTCGACCAGTCGTTGCAGACGATGCTGACCCAGCTCATGACCGAGTTGGAGGTGTTGCAGCAGGCCTGGCGCGGGGCCGGTGGCCGGTCGTTCGAACAGGTCCGGCAGCAGTGGTCGCAGGACCAGGCGGCGTTGCAGCGGGCCCTGCGGGAGACCGCCCAGGCGATCCGCACCGCCGGCACGCAGTACGACACCGCCGACGCCGAGGCCGCCAGCCGGGTGGCCGGCACCAACCGTGGCATCCAGCTGCCGCTCTGA
- the eccE gene encoding type VII secretion protein EccE, whose amino-acid sequence MPTTGPVSRSTPPARWTVPRRPAHGVRAGQVVAAQVAFALLVAALGRGVPAAAGAALVAVLLLAVAWLRIRRRWLFEWLGTAAGHLTRRRVLPSAAAPTALLTLVAPDASVHGAELAGDPAAVVGDAEGLTALLELTDPGGLLGDGERNLPTPAALLPPAGPDTPPLRIQLLLAGTPAPAPGAGGSQVAISYRQLTEGRVPGSERAVLAVRALRVEGWSDEELRRALSGAVRKVVRRLAPVTARPLGEQAVLRVLAELAHHDGGQPGRESWQVLRLGGLLQSTHRLRRWPDPHTEGGRRLVPRLRELPASAITVSLCAGPCGGDPASAPVELTVRLAADTPGGLSVAEQALRRLVGGLGGEVRRLDGDQLPGLTATLPLARAGVTDPTSAPPDGVGLPLGSAGLMIGANRHGRPITLRMFRPEATRIVLVGGVRAAQLVVLRAMALGARVVVQTARPRTWEPFVRGVGVPGGAIMMLPPGRHPDGAAGTPLRPLLLVVDAGPVTAEPPPGPGWQATLVVRDELTPSDADTLGRADLAVLQPLGPAEAAVAGAALGLGGSTEWLTRIRKDMVAVVNRRALRWALIAPTPIEAQLVGAPARR is encoded by the coding sequence ATGCCCACCACCGGTCCCGTGTCCCGGTCAACACCGCCGGCGCGGTGGACCGTGCCCCGTCGCCCGGCGCACGGCGTACGGGCCGGCCAGGTCGTCGCCGCCCAGGTGGCGTTCGCCCTGCTCGTTGCCGCCCTCGGCCGGGGCGTGCCGGCCGCCGCCGGTGCGGCGCTGGTCGCGGTGCTGCTGCTGGCGGTCGCCTGGCTGCGGATCCGCCGGCGGTGGCTCTTCGAGTGGCTGGGCACCGCCGCCGGTCACCTGACCCGGCGGCGGGTCCTGCCGTCGGCCGCCGCCCCGACCGCGCTCCTCACCCTGGTCGCGCCGGACGCCTCGGTCCACGGTGCCGAACTGGCCGGTGACCCGGCCGCCGTGGTCGGCGACGCGGAGGGGCTGACCGCCCTGCTCGAACTGACCGATCCGGGCGGGCTGCTCGGGGACGGCGAGCGGAACCTGCCCACCCCGGCGGCGTTGCTCCCTCCGGCCGGGCCGGACACACCGCCGTTACGGATCCAGTTGCTGCTCGCCGGCACGCCCGCTCCCGCCCCGGGAGCGGGTGGCAGTCAGGTGGCGATCTCCTACCGCCAGCTCACCGAGGGGCGGGTGCCCGGATCCGAACGGGCGGTGCTGGCCGTCCGGGCGCTGCGGGTCGAGGGCTGGTCCGACGAGGAGCTACGGCGTGCCCTCTCCGGCGCGGTACGCAAGGTGGTCCGGCGCCTCGCGCCGGTCACCGCCCGCCCGCTGGGCGAGCAGGCCGTGCTGCGCGTGCTCGCCGAGCTGGCCCACCACGACGGCGGCCAGCCGGGGCGGGAGAGCTGGCAGGTGCTCCGTCTGGGCGGCCTGCTCCAGTCCACCCACCGGCTGCGGCGCTGGCCCGACCCACACACCGAGGGTGGCCGACGGTTGGTGCCGCGGCTGCGGGAACTGCCCGCCTCGGCGATCACCGTCTCGCTCTGCGCCGGCCCGTGCGGCGGCGACCCGGCCTCGGCACCGGTCGAGTTGACGGTGCGGCTGGCCGCCGACACCCCCGGCGGCCTCTCCGTCGCCGAACAGGCGTTGCGCCGGCTGGTCGGCGGCCTGGGCGGGGAGGTACGCCGGCTCGACGGCGACCAGCTTCCCGGACTCACCGCCACCCTGCCGCTGGCCCGCGCCGGAGTCACGGATCCCACCAGCGCTCCCCCCGACGGGGTGGGGCTGCCGCTCGGCAGCGCCGGTCTGATGATCGGCGCGAACCGGCACGGTCGTCCGATCACCCTGCGGATGTTCCGCCCGGAGGCCACCCGGATCGTCCTGGTCGGCGGGGTCCGCGCCGCCCAGTTGGTGGTCCTGCGGGCGATGGCGCTCGGCGCCCGGGTCGTGGTGCAGACCGCACGCCCCCGCACGTGGGAGCCGTTCGTCCGGGGCGTGGGTGTTCCCGGCGGCGCGATCATGATGCTCCCGCCCGGACGGCACCCGGACGGGGCGGCCGGCACGCCGCTACGCCCGCTGCTCCTGGTGGTGGACGCCGGCCCGGTGACCGCCGAGCCCCCACCCGGGCCGGGTTGGCAGGCCACCCTCGTCGTCCGGGACGAGCTGACCCCGTCCGACGCTGACACCCTCGGCCGTGCCGACCTGGCCGTGCTGCAACCCCTGGGCCCGGCGGAGGCCGCCGTCGCCGGTGCCGCGCTCGGGTTGGGTGGCTCCACCGAGTGGCTGACCCGGATCCGGAAGGACATGGTCGCGGTGGTGAACCGGCGGGCGCTGCGCTGGGCGCTGATCGCCCCGACCCCGATCGAGGCGCAGCTCGTCGGCGCTCCCGCCCGCCGCTGA
- a CDS encoding phage holin family protein translates to MTSLLIRLGSTVVALWLATLLIPGIALNSDSATETVTTLVLVSVIFGVVNAVLQPIIKTVGCGFYLLTLGLIALVVNGLLFLLTSWIAGQAGLPFEVDGFWPEAVLGALLVSVVTWLLGALLDRD, encoded by the coding sequence ATGACCTCTCTGCTGATCCGGCTGGGAAGCACGGTGGTGGCCCTCTGGCTGGCCACCCTCCTGATTCCGGGGATCGCCCTCAATTCCGACTCGGCCACCGAGACGGTCACCACGCTGGTCCTGGTCTCGGTGATCTTCGGCGTGGTCAACGCCGTCCTCCAGCCGATCATCAAGACCGTGGGCTGCGGGTTCTACCTGCTGACGCTCGGTCTCATCGCGCTGGTCGTGAACGGGCTGCTCTTCCTGCTCACCAGTTGGATCGCCGGCCAGGCCGGGCTGCCGTTCGAGGTGGACGGCTTCTGGCCGGAGGCGGTGCTCGGCGCGCTTCTGGTCAGCGTGGTCACCTGGCTCCTCGGCGCTCTGCTCGACCGGGACTGA
- a CDS encoding GNAT family N-acetyltransferase: protein MLNLTRADGYRISTDPTRIDLDRVHHWLSTDTYWAMGRDRETVERAFANSLPFGVYRPGDGGQVAVARVVTDRTTFAWLADVYVDPAERGRGLGTWLAGVVRDHVTGLGVRRLVLATNDAHGVYAKVGFAPMDHPDRWMQLDRRDPS from the coding sequence GTGCTGAACCTGACCCGCGCCGACGGCTACCGGATCTCCACCGACCCGACCCGCATCGACCTGGACCGCGTCCATCACTGGCTCTCCACCGACACGTACTGGGCGATGGGGCGGGACCGGGAGACGGTGGAACGCGCGTTCGCCAACTCCCTGCCGTTCGGGGTGTACCGGCCGGGTGACGGCGGCCAGGTGGCGGTGGCCCGGGTGGTCACCGACCGGACCACCTTCGCCTGGCTCGCCGACGTCTACGTGGACCCGGCCGAGCGGGGTCGCGGGCTGGGCACCTGGCTGGCCGGCGTGGTCCGCGACCACGTCACCGGGCTCGGCGTACGTCGGCTCGTGCTGGCCACGAACGACGCCCACGGGGTGTACGCGAAGGTCGGCTTCGCCCCGATGGACCACCCGGACCGCTGGATGCAGCTCGACCGGCGCGACCCGTCGTGA
- a CDS encoding anti-sigma factor family protein, giving the protein MTGCEFAYDDGAYVLGALAPAERAAYERHLAGCPACRAAVAEVAALPGLLGRLDPAEVEHLVPAPEQPRVPALLAAADRQRRHERRRTRWRYAVTVLTAAVFTLVVGFGVAALRSVGEPDGGPRMVAMRPVAGAAPVRAEIGLTGTEWGTEITMRCGYDPRPDYVKAYVFRLVAYGPDGASEQVGSWRAAPGDEVRFTGATRFTDAELVRLELLRADGTPVLGYDVR; this is encoded by the coding sequence TGCGAGTTCGCGTACGACGACGGCGCGTACGTGCTCGGTGCCCTCGCTCCGGCCGAGCGGGCCGCGTACGAGCGGCACCTGGCCGGCTGTCCGGCCTGCCGGGCGGCGGTGGCCGAGGTCGCCGCCCTGCCGGGCCTGCTCGGCCGGCTCGATCCGGCCGAGGTGGAGCACCTGGTGCCGGCGCCGGAGCAGCCCCGGGTGCCGGCGTTGCTCGCCGCCGCCGACCGGCAGCGCCGGCACGAGCGGCGGCGGACCCGCTGGCGGTACGCCGTGACCGTGCTGACCGCCGCCGTGTTCACGCTGGTCGTGGGCTTCGGCGTGGCCGCGCTGCGCTCCGTCGGGGAGCCCGACGGTGGGCCCCGGATGGTGGCGATGCGGCCGGTCGCCGGAGCCGCCCCGGTGCGTGCCGAGATCGGGCTGACCGGCACCGAGTGGGGCACCGAGATCACCATGCGCTGTGGGTACGATCCGCGCCCCGACTACGTCAAGGCGTACGTCTTCCGGCTGGTGGCGTACGGCCCGGACGGCGCGTCCGAACAGGTTGGGTCCTGGCGGGCCGCCCCCGGCGACGAGGTCCGGTTCACCGGGGCGACCCGGTTCACCGACGCGGAACTGGTCCGGCTGGAACTGCTCCGCGCCGACGGCACGCCCGTGCTCGGCTACGACGTCCGCTGA